The proteins below come from a single Candidatus Binataceae bacterium genomic window:
- the thiI gene encoding tRNA uracil 4-sulfurtransferase ThiI, protein MRYLIGRYHEIALKGRNRWRFVEQLKRNLRVLMSDWALGPIHSTGPRLMVELPEQLPDHLLHERARRLFGLQNYSLSYRVLPELEAIKRQALACALAHPGRSFAVRTRREDKRFPLNSMQVDREVGGAIAAATGWKVDLSAPETTVTVEIFADRALIAAGKQAGAGGLPVGISGRGLALLSGGIDSPVAAWRMMRRGLALDYVHFHSYPMLSRASQDKARELAQHLAGFQGETTLYLAPFGLLQREIIARTHRPLRVILYRRFMLRVACALAARQGAQTLVTGESLGQVASQTLPNLQTIEAAATLPVMRPLVGMDKNEIVEQARHLGTFETSILPDQDCCTLFIPRHPETHARLAEVEAAESALDVARMVAEVVASCDPVKLEAYPRRASSQSPAALVPSSSADHHGGQDQG, encoded by the coding sequence GATCGGGCGATATCACGAAATTGCGCTCAAAGGGCGCAACCGCTGGCGTTTTGTCGAGCAGCTCAAACGCAACCTGCGCGTGCTGATGAGCGATTGGGCGCTGGGACCGATTCATAGCACCGGCCCCCGCCTGATGGTGGAACTGCCCGAACAATTGCCCGACCATCTGCTCCACGAACGCGCGCGCCGGCTGTTCGGGCTGCAAAATTATTCGCTCAGCTACCGCGTCTTGCCGGAGTTGGAGGCAATCAAGCGCCAAGCTCTGGCCTGTGCCCTCGCCCATCCGGGCCGCAGCTTCGCGGTGCGCACCCGGCGCGAAGACAAGCGCTTCCCACTGAACTCGATGCAGGTCGATCGCGAGGTCGGCGGTGCGATTGCCGCAGCCACGGGATGGAAGGTCGATTTGAGCGCCCCCGAGACCACCGTGACGGTGGAGATTTTTGCCGACCGCGCCTTAATAGCAGCAGGCAAACAGGCGGGGGCGGGAGGCCTGCCGGTGGGAATCAGCGGACGGGGTTTGGCCCTGCTTTCCGGCGGGATCGATTCTCCGGTCGCCGCCTGGCGCATGATGCGCCGCGGCTTGGCGTTGGACTACGTGCATTTCCATAGCTACCCGATGTTGTCCCGGGCAAGCCAGGACAAGGCACGAGAGTTGGCCCAGCATCTGGCCGGCTTTCAGGGCGAGACCACGCTTTATCTGGCCCCTTTTGGACTGCTGCAGCGCGAGATTATCGCCCGGACCCACCGCCCCCTGCGCGTAATCCTCTACCGGCGCTTTATGCTGCGGGTCGCCTGCGCCTTGGCTGCGCGCCAGGGAGCACAAACCCTGGTCACCGGCGAGAGCCTGGGCCAAGTCGCTTCTCAAACCCTTCCCAATCTACAGACGATCGAGGCCGCGGCCACGCTTCCCGTAATGCGCCCATTGGTGGGGATGGACAAAAACGAAATCGTCGAGCAGGCCCGCCACCTGGGAACTTTCGAAACCTCAATTTTACCCGACCAGGATTGCTGCACCCTCTTCATTCCCCGCCATCCCGAGACCCACGCCCGCTTGGCCGAAGTCGAGGCGGCCGAAAGCGCCCTAGATGTGGCACGGATGGTAGCCGAGGTAGTCGCTTCCTGCGATCCGGTGAAGCTGGAGGCTTACCCGCGTCGCGCTAGTTCGCAGTCACCGGCGGCCCTGGTACCGTCGTCTTCAGCGGACCATCACGGTGGCCAAGACCAGGGTTAG